One region of Cydia pomonella isolate Wapato2018A chromosome 9, ilCydPomo1, whole genome shotgun sequence genomic DNA includes:
- the LOC133520930 gene encoding cytochrome P450 6a2-like, whose protein sequence is MWLSVVLLVVLLSLIVLLAVFHYASNGRKYWLQRKVIYREPCPIFGNFGATLTSRRSYAKMLKYFYEKYKNEKYVGIFQARRPTLMVLDLEIAKTIFSTDFASFSDRAASTTDTRREPLLRNVANMSGAEWKAMRQIITPTFSSVKMKGMFPLISECAHNLRSVLLNSLGEVEVPEVMCRYTTDIIGSCAFGVDPGSLKNPESPFFKMSKKMFKVDRATILKRYCRTFFPRLFKLLNLKSYSPDVEAFFTSAISQVLKKRRSGDQRCDFLQLMLNVQETEKEFEMTDALITSNSFIFMLAGLEASATTLSFCLYQLAKDKELQDRVREEIKECMERHGGLNFEAVTAMKFTTQAVTETLRLHPPTPMVTRLCTSPCVLTGTDLKFELRNSVLIPLQCMQRDARYFPNPEKFDPERFNDPKTPAIFAFGSGPRSCPGGRFAYLTVVAGLAAMLSKLEVAPSARTTPRIEYDPRSFMLKNKGGIYLEFKALDINTA, encoded by the exons ATGTGGCTCAGTGTTGTTCTTTTAGTGGTTTTGTTATCGCTTATTGTTCTGCTTGCGGTTTTTCATTACGCTTCAAATGGAAGAAAATACTGGCTACAAAGAAAAGTAATTTACCGCGAACCGTGTCCTATTTTCGGGAACTTCGGCGCTACTCTGACATCCCGGCGCAGCTatgcaaaaatgttaaaatatttctatgAGAAGTACAAAAACGAAAAGTATGTCGGCATTTTCCAAGCGCGCCGGCCGACACTGATGGTGCTGGATTTGGAAATTGCGAAGACTATATTTTCAACAGATTTTGCTAGCTTTAGTGACCGAGCAGCATCGACAACGGACACCAGGCGAGAGCCTCTGTTAAGAAATGTGGCGAATATGAGCGGTGCGGAGTGGAAGGCGATGCGACAAATAATTACTCCAACATTCTCTTCAGTAAAAATGAAAGGGATGTTCCCGCTTATATCAGAGTGCGCCCACAACCTCAGGAGTGTCTTGCTTAATTCACTCGGGGAGGTTGAGGTCCCTGAAGTGATGTGTCGCTACACGACCGATATTATAGGAAGTTGCGCCTTCGGTGTCGATCCTGGATCGCTGAAAAATCCTGAATCGCCCTTCTTCAAAATGTCAAAGAAAATGTTTAAAGTAGACCGTGCCACCATTTTGAAACGCTACTGTCGAACGTTTTTCCCCAGATTGTTCAAATTGCTGAATTTGAAGAGTTATTCTCCAGACGTCGAAGCCTTTTTCACATCCGCCATAAGCCAGGTGCTCAAAAAGAGACGCTCCGGCGACCAAAGATGTGATTTTCTACAATTGATGCTGAATGTTCAAGAGACTGAAAAAGAGTTCGAAATGACAGATGCCCTAATTACATCTAATTCGTTTATATTCATGTTGGCGGGGCTGGAGGCTTCAGCAACGACATTATCGTTTTGTTTGTATCAGTTGGCTAAAGACAAAGAGCTACAGGATCGGGTCAGGGAAGAGATAAAGGAATGTATGGAAAGGCACGGTGGTTTGAATTTTGAGGCAGTAACAGCTATGAAGTTTACTACTCAAGCAGTTACTGAGACGCTGCGCCTGCACCCGCCGACGCCGATGGTCACTCGCCTCTGCACCTCACCTTGTGTGCTCACTGGCACTGACTTAAAATTTGAGCTCAGAAACTCGGTGCTTATCCCTCTCCAGTGCATGCAACGCGATGCCCGCTATTTCCCGAACCCTGAAAAGTTTGACCCAGAACGATTTAACGATCCTAAGACACCAGCTATTTTCGCTTTCGGTAGTGGTCCGAGAAGTTGCCCAG GAGGTCGTTTCGCGTACCTGACGGTGGTGGCGGGGCTCGCGGCCATGCTGAGCAAGCTGGAGGTGGCGCCGAGCGCGCGAACTACTCCACGTATTGAATACGACCCCAGGAGTTTTATGCTGAAAAACAAAGGCGGCATATATCTTGAATTCAAGGCTTTAGATATAAATACCGCCTAA
- the LOC133520931 gene encoding cytochrome P450 6k1-like codes for MWFSLVPLVGLLSLIVLLAGFHYLSNGRKYWLQRKVLYEEPCPIFGNFGAALTSRRSYAKMLKYLYEKYKNEKYVGIFQARRPTLMVLDMDIAKTIFSTDFACFSDLRISSTDTKREPLLRNVINMRGTEWKAMRQIISPTFSSAKMKGMFPLISECAHNLRNVLLNSLGEVEVPEVMCRYTTDVVGSCAFGVDPGSLKNPESPFFIMTKKMYRVDRATILKRYCRTFSPRLFKLLNLRSYPPDVEVFFTSAISQVLNERRSGVQRNDYLQLMLNVQETEKEFEMTDALITSNSFTFMLAGLETSSTTLSFCLYQLAKDKEVQDRVREEIKECMETHGGLNFEAVTAMKLTAQAVTETLRMHPPAPMVTRLCTSPCVLTGTDLKFELRNSVLIPIQCMQRDARYFSNPEKYDPERFNDPKTPAIFAFGSGPRSCPGGRFAYLAVVAGLAAMLSRMEVAPSARTTPRIEYDPRSFILKNKGGIYLEFKAL; via the exons ATGTGGTTCAGTCTTGTTCCTTTAGTGGGTTTGTTATCGCTTATTGTTCTGCTTGCGGGTTTTCACTACCTTTCAAATGGAAGAAAATACTGGCTACAAAGGAAAGTACTTTACGAAGAACCGTGTCCTATTTTCGGGAACTTCGGCGCTGCTCTGACATCGCGGCGCAGCTatgcaaaaatgttaaaatatttatatgagaagtataaaaacgaaaaatatgtCGGCATTTTCCAAGCGCGCCGACCCACACTGATGGTGCTGGATATGGATATAGCGAAGACTATATTTTCAACAGATTTTGCTTGTTTTAGTGACCTGAGAATATCGTCAACGGATACCAAGCGAGAGCCTCTATTAAGAAATGTGATAAATATGAGAGGTACAGAGTGGAAGGCGATGCGGCAAATTATTAGTCCCACGTTCTCTTCAGCAAAAATGAAAGGGATGTTCCCGCTTATATCAGAATGCGCCCACAACCTCAGGAATGTCTTGCTTAATTCTCTCGGAGAGGTCGAGGTCCCTGAAGTAATGTGCCGCTACACGACAGACGTCGTAGGAAGTTGCGCATTTGGTGTCGACCCCGGATCGCTGAAAAATCCTGAATCTCCCTTCTTCATAATGACAAAGAAAATGTATAGAGTAGACCGTGCCACGATTCTGAAACGCTACTGTcggacgttttcccctagattgTTCAAATTGCTGAATTTGAGGAGTTATCCTCCAGACGTTGAAGTGTTTTTCACGTCCGCCATAAGCCAGGTGCTCAATGAGAGACGCTCCGGCGTCCAAAGAAATGATTATCTACAATTGATGCTGAATGTTCAGGAGACTGAAAAAGAGTTCGAAATGACAGATGCCCTTATTACATCGAATTCGTTTACATTCATGTTGGCGGGGCTTGAAACGTCTTCAACTACATTATCGTTTTGTTTGTATCAGTTGGCTAAGGACAAAGAGGTACAGGATCGGGTTAGGGAAGAGATAAAGGAATGTATGGAAACGCACGGCGGTTTGAATTTTGAGGCGGTAACCGCTATGAAGCTTACTGCTCAAGCGGTTACTGAGACGCTGCGCATGCACCCACCGGCACCAATGGTCACTCGTCTCTGCACCTCACCTTGTGTGCTCACTGGCACTGACTTGAAATTTGAGCTCAGAAACTCAGTGCTGATCCCTATCCAGTGCATGCAACGCGATGCCCGATATTTCTCGAACCCTGAAAAGTATGACCCAGAACGATTTAACGACCCTAAGACACCAGCTATTTTCGCTTTCGGTAGCGGTCCGAGAAGTTGTCCCG GGGGTCGTTTCGCTTACCTGGCGGTGGTGGCGGGGCTCGCGGCTATGCTGAGCAGGATGGAGGTGGCGCCGAGCGCGCGAACTACTCCACGTATTGAATACGACCCCAGGAGTTTCATACTCAAAAACAAGGGCGGCATATATCTTGAATTCAAAGCTTTATAA